In Microbacterium galbinum, a single window of DNA contains:
- a CDS encoding ATP-binding cassette domain-containing protein: MNALIRVEGLTVSFGGRTAVEGVGFEIGPGECVALVGESGSGKSVSARSLLGLVGTGSRVDAEVLEIDGVDARRFSERRWRRIRGRRIGYILQDALSSLDPLRTVGKEVREAIAATGGPRGRAGRERALDLLRRTHVPDPATRIDERPAQLSGGQRQRALIATALAGDPAVLIADEPTTALDVSVQKQILALFSELKQQGIALLLISHDLAVVSQLADRVLVLQGGAVVEKGETADVLSNPEHPYTRSLIDAAPRFDSGPAPHDFGDSTGHAGAQHPTTGVSPQISEDVQAVEASGASDVVLAAEHVSKTFRLPGGATRPAVKDVSIAVRRGRSLGVVGESGSGKTTVARILAGFETADAGTVRRASDDPRDVQFVYQDPGSSFDPRWTAGRLLDEAIGLRHPSLSRTERGARVRDWLERVGLPADFADRRPSSLSGGQRQRLGIARALAVEPAVVVLDEPVSALDVAVQKQILELIARLQAETGVGYLFISHDLGVIQKVCDEVVVLQGGVVREQGLTSQVMRAPADAYTRLLIDAVPSLPAV; encoded by the coding sequence ATGAACGCGCTGATCCGGGTCGAGGGCCTGACCGTGTCGTTCGGAGGTCGCACGGCCGTCGAGGGCGTCGGTTTCGAGATCGGCCCCGGCGAGTGCGTCGCGCTGGTCGGTGAGTCGGGATCGGGCAAGTCGGTCAGCGCGCGCAGCCTGCTCGGACTCGTCGGCACGGGATCCCGGGTGGATGCCGAGGTGCTCGAGATCGACGGCGTCGACGCGCGACGGTTCTCCGAACGCCGCTGGCGCCGCATCCGTGGCCGCCGCATCGGGTACATCCTGCAGGACGCCCTCTCGTCGCTCGACCCGCTGCGCACGGTGGGCAAGGAGGTGCGCGAGGCGATCGCCGCGACCGGCGGACCGCGTGGACGGGCCGGCCGCGAACGTGCGCTCGACCTGCTGCGCCGCACTCACGTGCCCGATCCCGCGACGCGCATCGACGAGCGTCCGGCGCAGCTCTCCGGCGGTCAGCGCCAGCGCGCGCTCATCGCCACCGCGCTCGCCGGAGACCCCGCCGTGCTCATCGCCGACGAGCCGACGACCGCGCTCGACGTGTCGGTGCAGAAGCAGATCCTCGCCCTGTTCAGCGAGCTCAAGCAGCAGGGCATCGCGCTGCTGCTCATCAGTCACGACCTCGCCGTGGTGTCGCAGCTCGCCGACCGCGTGCTGGTGCTGCAGGGCGGCGCCGTGGTCGAGAAGGGCGAGACCGCCGACGTCCTGTCGAACCCCGAGCATCCGTACACCCGCTCCCTCATCGACGCCGCCCCGCGGTTCGACAGCGGGCCGGCCCCGCACGACTTCGGAGATTCGACCGGACACGCCGGGGCCCAGCATCCGACCACCGGGGTGTCGCCCCAGATCTCCGAAGATGTGCAGGCAGTGGAGGCCTCCGGGGCATCCGACGTCGTCCTCGCCGCCGAGCACGTGAGCAAGACCTTCCGCCTGCCGGGTGGCGCGACGCGCCCCGCGGTGAAGGACGTCTCGATCGCCGTGCGCCGCGGGCGGTCGCTCGGCGTCGTGGGCGAATCCGGGTCGGGCAAGACGACGGTCGCGCGCATCCTGGCCGGGTTCGAGACCGCGGATGCCGGAACCGTGCGCCGTGCGAGCGACGACCCGCGCGACGTGCAGTTCGTCTACCAGGATCCGGGGTCGTCGTTCGACCCGCGCTGGACCGCGGGACGCCTTCTCGACGAGGCGATCGGGCTGCGGCATCCGTCCCTGTCGCGCACGGAGCGCGGTGCGCGCGTGCGGGACTGGCTCGAGCGAGTCGGACTCCCGGCGGACTTCGCCGACCGGCGGCCCTCGTCGCTGTCGGGCGGTCAGCGTCAGCGGCTCGGCATCGCCCGGGCGCTCGCCGTGGAGCCCGCGGTGGTCGTGCTCGACGAGCCGGTGTCGGCGCTCGACGTGGCGGTGCAGAAGCAGATCCTCGAGCTCATCGCGCGTCTGCAGGCCGAGACCGGTGTCGGATACCTCTTCATCTCGCACGATCTCGGTGTGATCCAGAAGGTCTGCGACGAGGTCGTGGTGCTGCAGGGCGGCGTGGTGCGCGAGCAGGGTCTCACCTCGCAGGTGATGCGTGCCCCGGCCGACGCGTACACGCGCC